DNA sequence from the Lagenorhynchus albirostris chromosome 13, mLagAlb1.1, whole genome shotgun sequence genome:
CTAGAGGTGGAATGACTAGGACAAGCTGTAAGGTGGCCAACTGTCCTGGTTTTCCCTGGACTTTGACGGTTTCAGCATGGAAGGTCCTGCATCCCAAGAAACCCTTACAGGGGTGTGAGCTGTGAAGGCTCTTCCTGCCCTTTGCCACATTGCCCTTCAGAGGGGTTGTGTCAGCTTGTCCTCATGTCAGACTGTAAAGCCACATTTCTCTAGTTTCCCTGAGCTCACTTGATTTCTTTTAGTAGACTCTGGGACAAGAACCTCTGTCTCCTCTAACTCCTTACACGgtagtaataattattattaataacaccCCTTCAACTATTGGCTGGGGCTCTTAACACCCGTGCAATGTGTGACAGGTAAAGAGAAAAtgtgtcttcctcctcctcctcccagtgcCATGGGTAATCTCAGTAAACACGTTAATTAGGGACTTAGGATGGAATAAGAAAATGCGGTAGGAGCCCTGCGGCACCCGCTCCCCGCCCCAGGGAGACAGCAGGGGGCGAGTGCTTCCATCCCCAGAGCCCCCAACTCATCCCAGCTTCCAGCATCAAGTCCACCATTTACATGGCCATTTATGTGTCCAGTCGACCCCCAGAGGGATTTGAACCAGCATAGCCCCATTCCAGGGCATCACTGTGGCCAGAGGAGCTAGCACTGGCTCCAGAGCTACACTCAGACTCAGGTCCAAACTGCTGCTCCAggactaactgtgtgaccttaggcaagttgcttcactctctgagcctcagtttccctttttttcttttctgcagaaTGGGGCTCATAATATTTTTGGAGGTTGTCACAAAGATTTCTGATAATGTACAGGCATACCtaagagatattgcaggttcggttccagaccccTGAAAGagagcaaatattgcaataaagtgagtcacatgaattttttggtttcccactacatgtaaaagttatgtttacactatactgtagtctattaagtgtgcaatagcattatatctaaaaacagTATACATACCTTAACTTAGAAATAAtactgttgggaaaatggcaccaatagatttgctcaatgcagggttgccacaaaccttcaattaaaaaaagaaacgcaGTATCTGGGAAGCGCAATAAAGCACAGCACAATAAAACACAGCCTGTCCGTATAGGAAAGTGCTTGCCCAGCCCCTAGGATGCAGTGAATGGGTAGTTCTCCTTACCTGCCTGATGGGTCCCTGAATTGTCCGCTAAGCATCTCAGCCAGCCTCCTGCCCTCAAGCCAGACACCAACTGTTACGTCCTGGGTACTTTGGTCATCACTTTAATGTCAAGGTATGATCCTCATGTGTCCCCAGCCCTTTTATCTGTGGCCTGTGTCAGGGGAGGCTGGGGCCTCATGCGAGAGTGACCAAGGTGCTCATGAACCCTGAGGCCTTCAGGAAGTTCCTCAGGTTTCCTGGTCAGAACTCAGGCCAAAGACCTGGAAGAGGGACTGGGGAGGGTCCAAGCCTGTCTGCTGTCCTTTGCCACAGGTGTTTTACCAGCTGGAAGGCGACATGCTTCTCCAAGTCCTGGAGCAAGGGAGACACCGGGATGTGGTCATTCGGCAGGGAGAGGTAAGGCTGGGCCCCAGAACAGGACCCCAGCATGTCCCCTCTCCTGGCTTTTGTGGTGGTCTTGTGCTCCCAGCCTCTTCCTGCCCTCCTACCTGCCCAGCCTGCCTCGGCCCCGTCCTCAGGCACTTCCTCCTCAAGGCTGTCCATCTCAGCACAGCCTGACATCTCCTCTAGTTCCCGGGTGGAGGCTTGGAAGAGAGGGGGCTGGGCTGGACTGTGGTCAGCTGGGGAGGCCTGGGACGCTGCAGCACTGAGGCCTCCATGGGGGGCTGGCACCTTGTCCCCACCCCTGCAGATCTTCCTCCTGCCCGCTGGGGTCCCCCACTCTCCACAGAGGTTTGCCAACACAGTGGGGCTGGTGATTGAGCGGAGGCGGCTGAAAACGGAGCTAGATGCACTCAGGTAAATGGGCCTGGTCTGGGGGTCTGGCGCAGAGATGTGGGGGAAGCAGCAAGATCCTAGATAGACCCAAGAAAGCCACTCAGCCACCGAGAGGGTTGGTGGCAATGGGGATCCTGCATTTGCTGGCTGATGGGGAGGGATTGGGGTAGGTGGGAGGGTGGGTCTGATGATGCCGGGGAGGCGGGGTGTTCTCTGTGACCGCCTGGGAGCCCATCAGCCTGACACCTTCTGGCTGGGCCCagaacatgtgggatcttagttccccgaccaggaattgaacccacgccccctgcagtggaagcgtggagtcttaaccactggaccgccagggaagaccCACAACCTGTGCTTTCTGCACTGAGGTCtgctggggaagggcagggggatGGATGCCAAAGTCAAACCCACCTGGCCCAGGGCAGCCCGGAACAGTGCCTCCCACCCCAGAGCTGAGTCTCTGCCAGTGCGCCCCTCTTCTTGTTTCTCTACCCCAGCTCATTCCACACCCAGCACTGACATTTGAATAAcacttactgtgtgctgggcactgctttatgtgtatttattcctTTAACCCTCACAATGATCCTATCCGGTGGGTACCGTTAtgtactttacagatgaagaaactgggccCAGGAAAGTTGAGTTTGCTAGAAAGTGGCCGAACTGGCATTATAGAGAAATATGAAGTTAGGGCCGGGATAGCCTAGATGGGAGTGTGAGTAAACCAAGGAGGGGACGAATATGGGTGCAGAGATGGGTGCTCTGTTTCTATAGCAGATTTCTAGAACAGAGTTCCCATCGTGTTCCATTCAGTCACCCGATTATTATCCTGTGAAAGGAGGACTCAGCCTGTGGTACAGGGGGACCCAGATTTTTCCAAAAGCTAAGCTATTTTTtaactaagaaaattaaaatttcccaGCAAGTTACTGAAATCAGAAAACTTTGTTataatggacattttaaaaatgtccacATCTTGTGTTataatggacattttaaaaattcttccctttttttctaatTACCAAAGTCATACATGATCAATCTTGAAATCTGGAAAAGTACAAGAaagcaaaatgaacaaaattaaaatgacttgTCAGGTAAAAGGGAAATTTGACAGCATGtgaatgatatctcaataaaacaaaataaagagaaaacaagcagaaaaaagTCATCCCGCCAATCAAAGCTAACAAAGCACTTAGACGTCCATCTCATCTTTCTTCTCTGCATATCTACACCTTACAACATTGCAGTCTTATTGCAAGCATgggtttcagttttgttttttttttttacataaaaaaacTCATGAGTATCTCTCATGCTATTCAATGCTTTGCAAAAAAACACCATGTTAATGACTGCATACTAATCTACTGCAGAATAGTCTGTTGTAGAAATAGCTGCCTGGCCTTAAATTCGAAAATAAATTGTTGACATGGGGCTTTATATGGGGAGTCTTCAGTGATGGAGAGGACGGCGTCTTCAGTAACACTTTTACAGCAAATTCAATAACAGATTTCATCTGGCTGCTTTTGACCTTTAATAAAAGCCAGGGGCTCAGCATTAAAATGCCACTCTGAAGGCAGTTCCTGGAGGGCATCGAGGTCCAGTTATGAGGCTTTCCAGTGGCCAGCTCCATCCCAGGATAGAACTTAGGGTGTCAGGCAGGGTGGATGCACTGTGTGTCTACAAACCATCGCCCATAAGCAGGACCACTTCTCTTTTTCAGGAGGAGCCGAAGAGCAGAGCTGGCCCGGCACTGGGAGCTAAGCTTGGGGATTAGGCATTCAGTCAGTAGATGTGCTGCATACACAGGGCCCTGAGGCCCAGCCCCGGTCTGCCCCGCGCTCCTCAGGCCAGTGGAGCCGCACGCCAGGCCGGGCTGCGGGCCTGGGTGGGCCTCAGGGAGTCTACTAGAGGCTGTGTGTACAGGCGTATGGACCTTCCTCCAGAGAAGAGGCCCAGCGCTTTGCTCCAGTTCTCAGAGCCATCCGTGACCCCAGAAGAAGGACCCCCTCATCTGGGGGGCGTCTTCAGCACGTGCTCTGACCTAGAGTGCCAGCACTCTGTGGCCCGGATCAGGctcagcctcagcttcccctttTGGAAAAGCATTTGTCACTGATGCTGTGTTTCTAAGACTGTCTCCAGTCTGCCCTGCTTCTGCCACTTAGAGGCTGTGTAACCCCTGCCAAGTTACCCAGCTTCTCCCTGAACCGCGGAGTTCTATCTACTTTGTAAATGGTCAAGTTTGGGGAACCAGTAAGAGCTATGGGAACGGGGTCGGTAATAGCCCACCCACGTTGGGGCCACACGGGGGCTCCTGGGAGAGCCGAGTGTGGGTGAGCGTGCATCGGCCGCTAGGTTGTGCTAACAGGATGAAGCAGGCCGTCAGCTCTGTAGGGCCAGCCTGGGCCCGGCCAATCACAAGCAGAGCCAGGCCCGAGGGAGGCTGCCCTGAGGACGTCCAGGTGGGGAGCTGGGTGCCCACTTTTTGTTCTGGCAGGTACTACGTAGGCGACAGCACTGACGTCCTGTTTGAGAAGTGGTTCTACTGCGAGGATCTCGGCACACAGTTGGCCCCCATCATCGAGGAGTgagccccccagcccagcccctgcccctcgcTCTCCTGAGGCCCCATGCTCTGGCTGGGGAGAGCAGACCCAGCCCAGCAGTGCTCCTCGGCAGTACCTGCCAGCCCGGAGCTATCAAGTCCAGGATTTAGGGAGAAAGTCTGCCCCTCCCCAGGGTGGAAAgccccctggggaggggagggaaaggatggTGGATATACAACAAATTGTGTGAGGGCACCATGAGTGTGTGTGGGCTCCTGCACCCCGgagtgtgcgtgtgcgtgtgtgtgcgcgcgcgtgcgtctCACTAGCCACTACTCTTCCCCCTTTGTGCCTGCAGGTTCCTTAGCTCTGAGCAGCACAGAACAGGAAAACCCAACCCCGGTAAGGCGACTAGGAACcatctttctccccttccccctccctccttttccgGAGGAGGGCGGGTCTTGGCTCTGGGTAAGCAGGGAGTCTCCCTTTGAGTGCTCTGCCCTGTACCCCAGGCACAAGAGGATGGCACCAAATAGTACCCCCCATGGCTGCTTGGTCCTTGAGCTGGAGCCAGAGCCCATTCCAGCCATTGGGAGCTGGGACCCCTGGGAACTGGGCCCTCtggggcggggccggcggggcCAGAGGACGCTGACCACAGCTGTGCTGTGGGTGCAGACCAGCTGCTCAAGGAACCGCCATTCTCCCTGAGCACACGGTCCGTCATGGAGCCCATGTCGCTGGAGGCCTGGCTGGCTGGCCACCGCAAGGAGCTGCACGCTGGCATACCCCTCAGCTTGTTTGGAGACACCTATGAGACCCAGGTAACACAGCCCTGGGCCACCCAGGGCATctgcccagcagccccaggagatgGGAACTAAttacacatggacacacacacacacacacacacacacacacacacacacacacacacacacacacactctcacatgcCAGTCTTGGAGGTTGTGGACACAAGCATAGGTCTTCTTGTTTCCTCCCTGACTCTGAGAATGATGGCTTTGCTGTGAGTGGAAGCCCATGGAGGTTATGTGGTCCCCAGCAATCTTTATTTGCCTTCGGAGTAGGGGGTTGCCGCATCCACTGAGAGATTCCTGGGGGTCTGGGGTCATCTCCCTGCCAGGATTTCCTGGGCCTTTGGCCAATCATAGCCTTGGCAGCCAGAAGGGAAAGAGATATTTGGGGGTGAGGGTTGGGTGGAGAGTTGCACAGAGAGAGACCCAAACAAGGCTTGCCTCCttccattcaacatttattgagtgcctattatgtttCAGGCTTTAGTAGGAAAATAAGATAGAGTCACTGTCTCAGAGAGTGTATGGTCTAGTAAATGGAGAAGTTAATCAACAATTGCCACGATCATGTGATACATTCTTTGGTAGAGAAGCTACAGGAAGCCATAGGAGGATAAAGGAAGAACCAAGCTGTGAGGGAAGTCAGGGacgacttcctggaggaagtgatatATAGGCTGAGTTTTAAAGCTATGGTAGGAGTttgcaaaaggaagaaagggagatggAGAGCCCATTCCAGGTGAAGGAGAAGCCtgagcaaaggcatggaggcTTGAAACAGGCTGACATTGCAAACAGCTGATGTTGGGGAACCAGGACAGGGGAGTGGGGGCAGCAGATACAATTGGTAGATGGCCAAAGTAGCAGGCAGTGCCCACATGCTAGCAGCTCTCCTGGGCTGGGCAAGGTGCAAGGACGAATCCTGGAAACAAGAGAGCTTCACCCAAGTGCTGAAGCGGGGAGCAGGGGGCTGACCAGGCTACAGTGGTGTTTCAGAAAGATCACTGTAGCCTGAGTGAGGACTGGATCAGGAGGGCAAGTGTGGCAACGAGGAGACCTGACAGGAGGCTCACGTTCACTTGTGCTTTACCGTT
Encoded proteins:
- the HAAO gene encoding 3-hydroxyanthranilate 3,4-dioxygenase isoform X2, giving the protein MTRPRHQKQLKIMFVGGPNTRKDYHIEEGEEVFYQLEGDMLLQVLEQGRHRDVVIRQGEIFLLPAGVPHSPQRFANTVGLVIERRRLKTELDALRYYVGDSTDVLFEKWFYCEDLGTQLAPIIEEFLSSEQHRTGKPNPDQLLKEPPFSLSTRSVMEPMSLEAWLAGHRKELHAGIPLSLFGDTYETQVMVCGQGSSEGPRQDVDVWLWQLEGSSVVTMQGQRLSLSPDDSLLVPAGTAYSWERGQGSTALSVTQDPARKKPLG
- the HAAO gene encoding 3-hydroxyanthranilate 3,4-dioxygenase isoform X1 produces the protein MESPVRVKAWVQENRASFLPPVCNQLLHQKQLKIMFVGGPNTRKDYHIEEGEEVFYQLEGDMLLQVLEQGRHRDVVIRQGEIFLLPAGVPHSPQRFANTVGLVIERRRLKTELDALRYYVGDSTDVLFEKWFYCEDLGTQLAPIIEEFLSSEQHRTGKPNPDQLLKEPPFSLSTRSVMEPMSLEAWLAGHRKELHAGIPLSLFGDTYETQVMVCGQGSSEGPRQDVDVWLWQLEGSSVVTMQGQRLSLSPDDSLLVPAGTAYSWERGQGSTALSVTQDPARKKPLG